One Drosophila subpulchrella strain 33 F10 #4 breed RU33 chromosome 2R, RU_Dsub_v1.1 Primary Assembly, whole genome shotgun sequence genomic window, tgaaacaaattaaaaggtTTTACTTTCGGAAATGGGGGATTAAATAGGAATAAATCTACCTTTGTTAAGCTTAGACCCACAGATAAATGCAAAACACAACAGAAAGGGTGAAAAACTAATTTCCAAATGTTATTGTTTATATTCTATTCCACAGCGGATTAAATTCGTACTACCATTGAATCATTCATAAAACTGAAATTGTAAGGGCCTCGTTTGgaattgtatttattgtttgtcCAGCGAAGGGAGtccaaaaatattttggaaaGCCGGCACACAATAATATTTCCCTGGTAAGCTTTTGCGGAACTCGGAAAAACAAGTTTCAGAAAACTGAGTGGTGGTTGGGTGGATGGACATCCATTCCATATAGAAACTGCGAAGCCTGCAGCGATACAATCAAATATTCGACCATTCTTGAAAACACAGTTGGCAAAAGAACAGAAACGCCAGCTTGGAGTGGAGTTTCCAATCGAATGCAAGTACTTTGTTTACTAGAACAGCATACGGATTTGTTTATCCACCCAGGACTAACGTGAATCCCCACCcaaaattgtataaatatataaaaaaatagagTGGTATTGCTATATTTCGGTGTGGTTCGGTTAAATGCCATGAATAAATGATGCCGAGCAATGGCCCAACAGGTGGCCAAGGAGCCACAAAGGAAACGCCAGGGAAAAGCCATTCGCAGACAACAAGAAAACACATTGCCGGCTCAATTGTAATGTAAAACAAAACGTTCGCTTCCCTTTGAAAGCCTTTTCACCTACATTTTCCCCAGTTTTCCACCCGCCATACTTATTATACGGTCTGCCAGTTTAAAACTCAATAAAAGCTGCAGTATGAAAGATTACTTAATGAAATTAAGTGTGAAAAGTGCCAGAACTGAGAGAAGGCGAAAGGCAGAAAAGTAGAAAAGGATAAAAGGCACAATTCGCCACTCGACGGGGAAAATGCGTCGAGTGGCGcggaaaactgaaaactgaaaagcGCCAGGGCGGcagtaaataataataaaggcATGACTTATTGGGGATGCCAGTGGAAACAGAAACTGGAGCCGACTCCCTTTGCCAGGACCCGCAGGTCTCCAGGAATCATAGGAATCGCAGGAGGCCCCAGCTCAGCTCAGAGTAATTCCCATTATCGGCTTAGCAGGTTGTGCTGGCAAGTGGATTTTGATTGCGCAATCTAGCGAATACAAGACACGCCGAGATAAGATATAATATTACTTTTATCTTGTTCCTGAAAACACAGCTTAATGTAACAatgcctttaaaaaaaataagagtttatttaaaatttgtttagaCTTGAATGTATAGCACACCTTTTAAGAATGTAAAGGAAAATATTTAGATTTTAaatgaatacaaattttttttatttgcagcAAGGATcgtattaaataattttaattttgaaagacataataagaaaacaattttcttttcattttgtttgatttttatatattccGATTACAATAGTACatcttttctttttaataaatggcTATTTTCGTTATTAGTTCTAACTTATTTCGGAACACTTTCTCCCAGTGCCAACTATTTATTCCTAAGCGGATGAAAAGGCCGCTTAAAGTTGCCCTAGTCTCGAAACACCCAGATGATTACCCCTATAAATGAAAAGGACTCTTCATTTTGCTACTCGTTTAATCATTCCAAGTGCTTGATATGGCCATAGCTTTGTAGGATCTGTTTATGTTCAGTGTAGAGAGTGAGTGTAGAATACCTGGCCATATCAAGGCACTAATAAGGAATCCGTTTAATTGCAACAACAAGACATCAGACCAACATTTGTGCTTTCCTCGGGTTAAAAGTTAGAGTTAAACCTGCTTTCCCTTCAAAGAGCGTCGTACAGAATTGGATAGTGGCATGGTATTGGTTGAGGATAAGAAAGTAGACTGGCTGGTGGGGGATCCCTGACTCTTGGGCATCTGCTCAGGTAACTCCGGTGGAACCAGTGCATTCCTATGCAGCTGGAAGCCATAGAGACTGCAAAAATGGGAGTTGTAAGTACATACTATGATTTGAAGATATAATATAACCACTCACCGGGGCACGTACTTCTCCTGGGGAGGAGAAGGCCTCATGGCCGGCAGCTGCATGAAGAACATGTGTGGGAAACTGGTCCCAAACATGGCTCCATCGAGCAGTCCACAACGAGATCTGGGCTGAAAGATGTCGTTGCAACGCGGACAGTAGATCTTCACATTGGACTGGTTCCACTGATCGGAGAGGCCAACGGGCAGGGTCCTCTGGCCCTTGCAGTAGACCCTCGGACAGGAGCCGAAGTCACCCCTCTCGTACTTCAGACACATATCCTCCACGCCGCGCGTGGATAGGATATATCTGGCATGGATCATGCCGTACAGCTGCTCCGCATCCGCTGTATCCACCTCGTTGTCCCATCCCTGATAGTCGAATTCCGGATCCAAAACCAAATCCATGGTATGGCTAAAGAACTCCAGACCCGTCAAGTTGAACTTGTCCTCTATGAAGTCAGTGGGCACGCGGCAGGCGAACCCGTTGCCCTTGACCTCAAGGAACCagctgatccagctgccatcTCCCAGCGAGTCGACGCTCTGACTAAAGGGCGGAATGGGTTctaaactttaaaattattataaaaaaaaaaggagaactTACTGGTACGACATGTCGCCAAGGCAATTGTAAGAAAAGTGAACAAAGCGAGTCCAGTATGATATGACATTTGATGTCAAGGCCTGCTGTGACATGTTCAACTACTTTACCAGGGCTACCATTTCTAGCTCTTTTTAGGACAGATCTGTCGGTTCTTATAAATCTAGCCGGAATTACTTAATTTAAcctatattttttagaaactAAACCtttaacctttttttttttttaagagatgtactttatttatttatctattttATATTTGCTTAAAGTTAAAACTATAGGCTAACTAAATTAAGAGCTCTAGCAGCTTAGGCCTTCAGCTCGTCTGAGGTGTAGAATTaactatatttttatttaaatttaaatttttaacttaATTTGGGCTTTTTCAAGGAATGAGAATGAGGTTAGGTTTGAGATGGTGTTGATGGGGTTAAGTGAATGGAAGGATTCTGATCTGGGTTGGGATAAGGAAGGGCAGTGGATAATGAAGATGTACTTTATACAGCATGGAAATGGTCTCGAAAagctaaaattgaattgacaCTGATAAAAtatggaaatatttaaattctaaTGTTGTATTTAAAgcttaaagtaaatatataaaaccaaTATTAGCATCAAGAAACAAAATATTGGACTAGtgttatttatattaaagGCTTATTATCTTAATAAAAAGGTTTCGTACTAAAATACCAGTTTTGAGAGTCATTTTTCCCTTATTTAAAATTACCAACTATCGTAAGGGATGAAAATCATAGCGGAAACTATTTATCAAAGCACCCAGTCTTCAAAAAGACgtccaaattaaaaaaatgttattcaaCACATCAAAACGAATGGTGTGCTTGGAGAAAGCTGTCACTTTGACGTTGCCTGTCAGTGGTAGTTTAAATTCACAGAAAATTAAATAgccaaaaatttaattttgaaaacatCCACCATGTCGGCAGTGAGTCTCCTGAATCCCAAGGCCGAAATTGCCCGGGCTGCCCAGGCCCTCGGTATAAATATAGCTGGGGCAATGGGTCTGCAGAAACTAATGGCCTCCAATCTGGGTCcgaagggcaccaccaagaTGCTTGTTTCGCCAGCTGGCGACATCAAGATCACCAAGGATGGCAATGTGCTGCTCCACGAGATGAACATCCGTCATCCCACGGCGAACATGATTGCCAGGGCGAGCACTGCCCAGGATGATTCCCTGGGAGATGGAACTACGACCACGGTGCTCCTGATTGGTGAGCTCCTGAAGCAGGCCGAGTTGCTCATCGCAGAGGGACTGCATCCTCGGATCTTAGTGGAGGGTATAATGTTGGCCAAGGAGCGCTCCTTGGAGGTACTTCAATCCCTCAAGATTCCTACTGGATTGGAAAGGGAAGACCTGATCCCGGTGGCCAGAACCAGTTTGAGAAGCAAATTGGATCCTGGCCTGGCTGACATGCTCACGGATATATGCGTAGATGCCATCCTGGCTATTCGTGGTGATGGAAGTGGCAACCTGGATCTCAACATGATTGAACTCATGGAAATGCTGCAGCACACGGCCTTAGAAACCCAGCTCATTGAGGGACTGGTTCTGGATCACGGTGGACGCCATGTGAATATGCCAAAAAGCCTTCAGGATGCCTACATCCTGATCTGCAATGTATCCCTGGAACTGGAGAAAACCTCGGTGACCTCGGGGTTTTGCTATAAAAGCGCCGAGGAGCTGGAGAAATGTGTTACCGAGGAACACCGCTTCATTGATCTGCGTCTGGCCAAGATTATAGAACTGAAGAATCGAGTTTGTAAGGACAGCCAAAAGGGATTCGTGGTCATCAACCAAAAGGGCATCGATGTGCCTTCTCTGGAAGCTTTGGCTAAGGAAGGGATTCTTGGCTTGAGGCGGGCCAAAAGCAGGAACATGGAGCGTTTGGTCAGAGCCTGTGGCGGAGAAGCCTTGAATTCTCTGGAGGATTTGCAGGAGGAGCACCTGGGATTCGCCGCCTCGGTTCGTGAGGAGCAGCTGGGCGAGACAAAGTACACCTTTGTGGAGCACTGCCGGAATCCCACGTCCGTTACGATCTTGATTCGCGGACAAGCTCGTCATCAGATATCCGCGATTAAAGACGCCATACGCGATGGTCTTCATGCGATTCGGAATGCCATCCAGGACTCCTGTGTGATTCCAGGAGCTGGAGCCTTCGAAATGAGAGCCCACCAGGAACTCCTTGAGTTTAAGAACTCCGTCAAGGGAAAGGCTCAGTTGGGAGTTCAACTCTTCGCCGAGGCCTTGTTGGTAATACCCAAAACCTTGGCCACAAACAGTGGATTTGATGTTCAGGACACCATTGTCAAGCTAATAGAAGCCCAACGAGAGGCGAAGGAATCTCCCGTAGGACTTGACCTGGCTACTGGAGAACCCATGGACCCGACGTCTGTCGGCATTTTGGACAACTTCTGTGTCCTGCGGCAAATCCTAGAGTCCTGCTCTGTTATTGCCAGCAATCTTCTGCTTACCGATGAAATAATGCAGGCCGGCATGACCTCTCTGAAGGGTTAAATGCTGAGAATACCTCAATAAAAGCTCATACCTTTAATCCCTGAAGCCCTCTTTTGAATAAAGCACTTGAATTTAGAAA contains:
- the LOC119550778 gene encoding suppressor-of-stellate-like protein; amino-acid sequence: MSYHQSVDSLGDGSWISWFLEVKGNGFACRVPTDFIEDKFNLTGLEFFSHTMDLVLDPEFDYQGWDNEVDTADAEQLYGMIHARYILSTRGVEDMCLKYERGDFGSCPRVYCKGQRTLPVGLSDQWNQSNVKIYCPRCNDIFQPRSRCGLLDGAMFGTSFPHMFFMQLPAMRPSPPQEKYVPRLYGFQLHRNALVPPELPEQMPKSQGSPTSQSTFLSSTNTMPLSNSVRRSLKGKQV
- the LOC119550601 gene encoding T-complex protein 1 subunit zeta-like is translated as MSAVSLLNPKAEIARAAQALGINIAGAMGLQKLMASNLGPKGTTKMLVSPAGDIKITKDGNVLLHEMNIRHPTANMIARASTAQDDSLGDGTTTTVLLIGELLKQAELLIAEGLHPRILVEGIMLAKERSLEVLQSLKIPTGLEREDLIPVARTSLRSKLDPGLADMLTDICVDAILAIRGDGSGNLDLNMIELMEMLQHTALETQLIEGLVLDHGGRHVNMPKSLQDAYILICNVSLELEKTSVTSGFCYKSAEELEKCVTEEHRFIDLRLAKIIELKNRVCKDSQKGFVVINQKGIDVPSLEALAKEGILGLRRAKSRNMERLVRACGGEALNSLEDLQEEHLGFAASVREEQLGETKYTFVEHCRNPTSVTILIRGQARHQISAIKDAIRDGLHAIRNAIQDSCVIPGAGAFEMRAHQELLEFKNSVKGKAQLGVQLFAEALLVIPKTLATNSGFDVQDTIVKLIEAQREAKESPVGLDLATGEPMDPTSVGILDNFCVLRQILESCSVIASNLLLTDEIMQAGMTSLKG